CAGTTTTTCCATCAGGTAAATATAAGAAGCCAGAATGAAGTTGGTTTCCTGGAAAATTGATTTTCCAAAAAAATGCATCACCATGTGCAGTCTCGGACGACGCACAAAAAGAGGAGTGAAAAAAGGAACCTTATTCAGATCCTCGATTATCATGTTATATTTATTGCTGTTCTTTATCAGCCAGGGAATCACGCTGTAATTGAACAGATATTTATTTCCGATACGGATGGTTTTTATTCCCTCGTAAACGACTTCCTTTTCTTTATCGAATGAGTGAGCCAGAACAGTAACATCAAAACCTCTGTGCACTAAACGCTTGAAAATTTCGTGATAGTAAATCTCAGCTCCACCCGCCTCCGGATTGAGAATATCACGCCAGTTAATGACCAGAATAGATTTTTTCATTTACTCACCAGGAATAATCAATTCAATATCTCAGATTACGCAGGAACTGCTAAAAATAGTTTTCTTCCTTCAGAAGCAGAAACTATTACTTCTGTCTTTCACACCAGTCGATCCAGATTTCCCTGAGATGTTTTTCGAGGCATCCTGTATACTTTGCTCCATCGCAAAGTTCTGAGTTTTTCATTTTTTCCCTCAGAGAGGCACGCAACAGAGCCAGTCTGTTCAGATCAGAAGTTAAGCGGCGTGCGATCTTCACGTATTCTTCCGCAGATTCAGCTACTGCTTCCCTCAATCCAATTTTGTCAAGCACACTCGAAACCATTCGGCCTGCGTGGCGGTCCCCTCTCAAGGTAATCACAGGTACACCCATCCATAGTGCCTCGCAGGATGTAGTATGCCCGCTCCAGGGGAAGGTGTCAAGAAGCAGATCGATATCAGAATAAATCTTGAGATGCCCCTCAGATGGAACTTCCCGTCTGAAACCGATTCTATCGGGATCGATCCCGGATTTGACACATAGTTCCCTGAGTCTCGAGATGGAATTATCTGAAAGAGTCGATCGGAAAACAAGCAATCTGGATTTGTCAACAGCATCGAGCACATCAGCCCAGAGTCTCAACACATCTTTGTTAAGTCTGGAAAGAGTGTGGGTCGATCCGAACGTGACAAATCCATTCTCCAGAGCCGGCAGACAGGAGACATCAGGCGCACTCTCCGGAGGAGCATAGCAGCAGAATCCGCTTTCCAGACGGATCAGTTTTTCAGTATGAAGATCCGCTTCACCCGGAGGATCAGCTATCGCATCGGTCAGCCGGTAATCCATGGATTTAAGCCCCGTTGTATTAGGATATCCTATACCTGATATCTGCACCGGAGCGGCCCTCAGTGCAAAAATTCCCAATCGATTCCCGTTCATGTGACCGGCGCAGTCAATCAGAATGTCTATTTTATCTTCTTTTATCAATTCCACAGCACTGTTGTCATCAAGGCGCTCAATCTCTCTCCAGTTCTGTGCTTGTTTTTTAAACATTTCTGTTCTTTGATCCTGATGGGTGGTCTGGGAATAACAGAACACCTTAAATTCATCTCTGTTGTGATTCAGGATAAGCGGTTCCAGGAAAGAAGCAGCCGGATGCCTGCAGAAGTCCGGAGAAACATATCCGATTTTCAGAGGGCGGCGGGGATCAGGATCATTTGCAAACGATCTCACTGGTTCGGGTCTCCTGCCAAACCACCTGATATGTTCCTCAAACAGGGATTTCTGATCGTACGCCGGATCGTAGTTCATAGCAAGCAGAAGATTGTCAGCAGCAGCAGAGCATTCCGGATCGATATCCAGTACTTTACGGAAACACTCTACGGATGCCTCCTCTTCACCGGCAGAAAGAAGGCACTCTCCCAGATTTAACAGTGCAGATACCATCCCCGGGTTAAACCGGAGAGCATTTCTGAAACAGAAAACCGCTTCATCTATTCTATCCCATCCTCGCATCACAATTCCAAGATTGTGATAGGCATCGGGGAAATCCGGCCTTAGATTAAGAGCCTGAACATAGCATTTCTTTGCGCTTTCAGGGTCTTTCCTCAAAACATGGATATTTCCCATTCCGTTAAGCAGATCAGGCGAATCCGGAGAAAGGTGCAGCGCTTTCTGCATGTAACTCAGCGCTTCATCGTACCTTTCCAGACCTGAATATACCTCTGCCATATTGACAAGCAACATAGGAATATCGTCTCTTAACCGGCTTGCTCTCTGAAATGAATCGAGAGCATCGCTGAGTTTCCCCTGCTCCTTAAGGATTAATCCAAGGTTCAGAAGAGCTTCAAAGGAGTCACTTTTCAGGCGCAGAGCCTCTCTGAGGTGTACCGTTGCTTTATCATAGAGTTTCAGTTCTTTAAGTGCAGAGCCGAGATTAAAATGTGCAGCAAAGAAATCAGGTTTTAAAAGGGTAGCTTCCGTGAAATGTTCTACAGCTTTTTTAAAATCTCCTGAAAGACGAAAAGCATTGCCAAGAGCAAAATGGATCTCATGTGATTTGGGGAAACTGGAGTTTAACTGTAGCAGAGTCTCCTGTGCTTCCTTTGTTTTCCCCTCTTTGAGCAGATCTATTCCTCTCTGATACAGGGCTCGGTATGATATGTCTGATTTATCCGTCATTTCTGCGTTTTCTCTCCAGAATTGGATTTTAACCACTCAACAAGGCGATGTCAAGCATAACCAGGAAAAACTTCATTCTCTACATTCTTCTCTCTTCCCGTTCTGTATAGTATTTTTTAACCGAAAAATGAACACAAACAACCATATTTTCTATCTCGCTCCGCTGCGCGGCATTACCGATTGTTTTTTCAGAACCGCTTTCGAAAAATATTTCGGCAGGTTCAATTTTCTGATGACCCCGTTCATACCCACAGTTAAAGGAAAAGCGGTAGCCAGATCGCACATAAAAGATATTCTCTCTGAAGACAACGACCGCAGAAGAGTGATACCTCAGATTATCGGAAACAACCCTGAAGAGATCCTCACACTGGCATCATGTCTGACAGATCTGGGATATTCAACTGTAAACTGGAACCTTGGATGTCCGTTTACACCGGTAACCCGTAAGAAACGCGGTTCAGGGCTTCTTCCCTACCCGGAAATGATAAGATCGATACTGGATACACTTGTCCCATCACTGCCATGTTCCCTTTCCGTAAAGGTAAGACTAGGGCTTAATGACAAGCACGATCTGGAGAAAGTTATCCCTGTTTTCAATGATTTTCCTCTCTCTGAGGTCATTATTCATCCCAGAACCGGCTCACAGGAATACTCCGGATGTGTAGATATCGAAGCATTCAGAATATGTGCTTCTGAGTGCAGACACAGAGTTGTGTACAACGGAGATATTTTCACTGCCGATGATTTTGCAAATCTATCAAAGAGTTTCCCTGAAATAAATCGATGGATGATAGGACGGGGAGTAATTGCAAACCCGTTTCTTCTTCAGGCACTGCGCGGTTGTGATGCAGAACCTGACAGATCCAGGCTAAGATTATTCCATGATGAATTCTACTGTAATGTCTCCAGGATACTCAGTGGTCCGGCTCATGTTCTAGGCAGGATGAAAGGGTTATGGCTTTACCTTGCCGGATCTTTTCCTGAGGAGAAAAGACTGCTGAAAAAGATACAGAAAACCAAAAGTATCGCTTCATATATGGAATTGATTGATTCAGTGTTCAAGTCAGAAGTGTCCGGTAAAGTATACATTTCATAATCACTTTTAATTTTTATCGCCATATCTGTTCGTGTTCTTACCCGTACGAAACCGTCCAGTCTGTTTTTTGATTTTAAGCAGCTTAGCTGGTCTGCAAACGCAGGAATCTTTTATTAAAAGCAATAAAAAAACGGTAGCGGCCGTGTCCCTGGCCCCTAAAACCCCCGCTGAAGGTAACGAATCATTATCCATGCCGGAGGACCGTCATGGTCAGGACCTTCTACGTGACAGATGTTCATCACAAGCAGCACTTTTCTTTCCACGTTTTCTGTAAAATCAGGAATCCAGAAATCATCTTAGTCAATTAAATCACAGTTCAGACTCTTATCCATACAATTATCGTTTCTTCTTCCACCAGTAAAAAATTAAGAAGCTAGCTTAACTTACCCGACTTGTAACAGTTTCCCGCGGGGTACTGCACTACGTCAACACAGAGGGGGTGGCGGAAGACCGGAGTCTTCGACGGGCTGGAGACAGGGGGAGACCTTCCCCGCATTATCTCTTAAATGCAAAATGTGTGCATAAATGCAGAGCACTTCGGTTGTGAGGCAAAAACAAGCTAACCTCCACCAGAGTTTCTTCTTTAAAAAAATTCCACAAATAACCCTCATCCAATCTCGCATTCCTTTAATAAGTCCTATGTTTTTCACCCAAGGTTTCAGGTTTCCTATGAATACTAATAAAATTTGCATTATCGGAGCAGGGTCATTCGGGACTGCGCTGGCGAACTGCCTTGCCCTGAATCATCAGAACGAACTTCTCCTTTTTTCCATCGAACCGGATGTAGTCCATGATATTAATGTCTATCACAAGAATAGTAAATACCTCCTTCATACGCAGTTAAGCGACAGAATCGGTGCCACAGCAGACCTTCAGGACACTTTGAAGTGTGACATTCTGATGCTTGCAATCCCATCCCGTCATGTTATGGATTTCGTGCTGGAAAATAAGCGGGTGA
This DNA window, taken from Fibrobacter sp., encodes the following:
- a CDS encoding tetratricopeptide repeat protein, yielding MTDKSDISYRALYQRGIDLLKEGKTKEAQETLLQLNSSFPKSHEIHFALGNAFRLSGDFKKAVEHFTEATLLKPDFFAAHFNLGSALKELKLYDKATVHLREALRLKSDSFEALLNLGLILKEQGKLSDALDSFQRASRLRDDIPMLLVNMAEVYSGLERYDEALSYMQKALHLSPDSPDLLNGMGNIHVLRKDPESAKKCYVQALNLRPDFPDAYHNLGIVMRGWDRIDEAVFCFRNALRFNPGMVSALLNLGECLLSAGEEEASVECFRKVLDIDPECSAAADNLLLAMNYDPAYDQKSLFEEHIRWFGRRPEPVRSFANDPDPRRPLKIGYVSPDFCRHPAASFLEPLILNHNRDEFKVFCYSQTTHQDQRTEMFKKQAQNWREIERLDDNSAVELIKEDKIDILIDCAGHMNGNRLGIFALRAAPVQISGIGYPNTTGLKSMDYRLTDAIADPPGEADLHTEKLIRLESGFCCYAPPESAPDVSCLPALENGFVTFGSTHTLSRLNKDVLRLWADVLDAVDKSRLLVFRSTLSDNSISRLRELCVKSGIDPDRIGFRREVPSEGHLKIYSDIDLLLDTFPWSGHTTSCEALWMGVPVITLRGDRHAGRMVSSVLDKIGLREAVAESAEEYVKIARRLTSDLNRLALLRASLREKMKNSELCDGAKYTGCLEKHLREIWIDWCERQK
- a CDS encoding tRNA-dihydrouridine synthase family protein; this encodes MNTNNHIFYLAPLRGITDCFFRTAFEKYFGRFNFLMTPFIPTVKGKAVARSHIKDILSEDNDRRRVIPQIIGNNPEEILTLASCLTDLGYSTVNWNLGCPFTPVTRKKRGSGLLPYPEMIRSILDTLVPSLPCSLSVKVRLGLNDKHDLEKVIPVFNDFPLSEVIIHPRTGSQEYSGCVDIEAFRICASECRHRVVYNGDIFTADDFANLSKSFPEINRWMIGRGVIANPFLLQALRGCDAEPDRSRLRLFHDEFYCNVSRILSGPAHVLGRMKGLWLYLAGSFPEEKRLLKKIQKTKSIASYMELIDSVFKSEVSGKVYIS